TGACTTGCGGCTTGCTCGGCGCTGGAAATCTTGGCCTCGGCGATCGACTTTCGAATAAAATAACCGACCCCAAAGAAAATCACGCCAACAAGGATAGTGATCGGGAGCCAGAATATCCAAGACATCTTACTCACCTCCTTGTTGCCACCAAATCAAACGTTTGGGACGATATTCGGTTTTCCAGCCGGGTGTTCAGCCCGATTCATTCACTGATTGTGAGTCAAACAAAGAATCAATTTTTGGAAGGAAAATCGATTCAGTTAAGAAAGAATACAAAATCATTTTAGCTTTTCTGAAAATCAATTGTCAAGCCATTGACAGGTCTCGTCTTCTTCCGGCGCAGCGGCGGCGGCCTGAACGGCGCGTCTCGCAATCGGCGCCGGAAAACCCCGGCGCAGCAAAAAAGCGGCCAGCTTCATCTTTCTTTCGCGAAGCTCGCCTTTTAGATGGGGCCATTTCTTTCGCGCCGCTTTCACCGCCGCTTCCGTCTCCGCGTCGTCCCCTTGGGCTTCCGCCGCCGTTTTGGCCGTTTCTTTCGCGACGCCCCGCTGCATGAGCTCCTGCTGCAGCAGCCTCCGCCCTTTCAGCTGCGAGCGCATCCGTTCGGAAACGAAGCGGTCCGCATAATCGTCGTCGTCGATAAGCCGCTCCTGCTGCAGCCGCTCGACGGCATGACGGCATGCTTCCTCGTCCAGCTCTTTGCGCGCCAAATACCTCGCGATCTCCGTCCGGGTGCGGGGTCTGGCGCCCAGGTAAGACAAGGCAAGTGCATAAGCGCGATGCCGTTCGTTTTCCCGAATAATATCCTTCAGCTCGTCCGGATGAATCTCCCTTCCTTTCAGCAGCCGAAACCGGATCAAAATGTCCTCGTGAACGGTCATAAACGGCTCGTCGCCGCCATCCAAAATCAGATGGTATCGCCGTTTCTCTTTCCGGTCCTGTTCTACGGAGGCGATTCTCCGCAGCTCATCGCGGGGTCCGCTATCGCTGTTCACCATCTTCCTCCTTCCGCTCGAACGATTCAAGAAAGAAACGCGACGTCCTCGAGGGCAATCGGCAGCTCTTCCTTTGATCCATTCCGAAATCAATCCCAAACATCGGCTTGGCCGATAATAACGGCAGCCTGGCTATAATAATTGAAAGCCGAAAAGCACCGGTCAGGTGCTTTTCGGCCATGCAGACAAATAACTGCAATATTTGAAACGAAGCGGCAATTAGGTCTTTTCCGTCAATCGATAATTCCGAAAAAAACGGACTCTGTTTGAACCAAGCCTTCTGGACCTGCACAGGCCTATCCTTTGCCGGGACTGACTCCCTGCAGTGTGTCGATTATTCGAGACCCAGGTCAAGCTCGTCCTCTTCGTCACTGCTGAACGAAGCGGGGTTCATTGAGGCTGCCGCCATATTGTTGGCTTCACGAATTTGCTGCTCGATCGTAGCGGAAATTTCAGGGTGATCCTTCAGGAACTGCTTCGCATTCTCCCGGCCTTGTCCGAGGCGCTCGCCGCTGAACGAAAACCAGGCTCCGCTCTTCTGCACGATATCCATTTCGACGCCGATATCGATGATGCTGCCTTCTTTCGAAACGCCTTCTCCGTACATGATATCGACTTCCGCCTGCTTGAATGGAGGCGCAACCTTGTTCTTCACGACCTTCACCCGGGTCCGGTTGCCGACCATATCGTTCCCCTGCTTAATCGTCTCCACGCGGCGAACGTCAAGCCGTACGCTGGAATAAAATTTCAGCGCGCGTCCGCCGGGAGTCGTCTCCGGGTTGCCGAACATTACGCCGACCTTCTCGCGCAGCTGGTTGATGAAGATGGCGATCGTCTTCGATTTGCTGATCGCGCCGGACAGCTTCCGAAGCGCCTGCGACATTAACCGGGCCTGCAGACCCACATGGGAATCTCCCATCTCGCCTTCGATCTCCGCCTTCGGTACCAGTGCCGCCACAGAGTCGATGACGATAATATCGACCGCGCCGCTGCGCACGAGCGCCTCGGCAATTTCGAGCGCCTGCTCCCCCGTGTCCGGCTGCGAAAGGAGCAGCTCGTCGATATTGACACCCAGCTTGCCCGCGTAGACGGGATCAAGCGCATGCTCTGCGTCGATAAAAGCGGCTTGTCCGCCGCTGCGCTGCGCTTCTGCGATTGCATGAAGCGCAAACGTCGTTTTACCGGACGATTCCGGACCGTAGATTTCAATGACGCGGCCCCGCGGAAAACCGCCGATGCCGAGTGCGATATCTAATGCAAGGGATCCGCTGGAAACCGTTTCGACCTGCAGCTGAGCGGATTCTCCCAATTTCATAATGGAACCTTTTCCGAATTGTTTCTCAATCTGACGCAAAGCCATTTCAAGGGCGGCGCGGCGATCTGACAACGAATTCACATCCTTCACGATTTATAGTTTCATGATACCTTGTTTCACCTGCGTTAGCAAGCATTTTTACGAACATATATTCCTATCCCTTCGAAGGTCAAAGGCAATAAAAAAAAACCGCAGCAAAGTAATCTTCGCCACGGTTCTTCCGTCAACTAATGACGATTATAGACGATAAAATCGGGGTTGGCAAGCCGTCGTCACAAAACGTTCACATTCGACTTGTTTACTCGACAGTTCGTCCGTATTCATACGGTTATTTCCGGTCCTTTAATGCCAGCCACAAGCGGTACAGTGCCGATTTGGCCGCCCGGAGCCGAATCATTCCCCGGTTTCCATTCAATTGGGCGGTGTATACTTCCGTCTCCCCGCCGCGGACCGCAAGGCCGATATAAACGAGTCCGACCGGCTTGCCTTCCGACTCTGCGGGCCCCGCGACACCCGTCAGCGCTACGCCGTAATCGCCGCCGGTTATTTCGAGCGTTCGCTCCGCCATGAGCGCGGCCGTCGATTCGCTGATCGCGCCGGGAGCGCCTTCGCCTTCCAGCTGCGCCATCGGGATACCGAGCAGCCGGTGCTTCATATGATTCGTATACGTCACGAAACCGCCAAGAAATTCGCCGCTGCTCCCGGGAATATTCGTGATGAGCTGGGTAAGCAGCCCTCCCGTAACGCTTTCCGCGCTGGCCAGCTTCAGACCTTCGGATCGCAGCAACCGAATAACGGCTTCTTCAAGCGGTATATCTTCCGCTGCGTAAAGATGTTCGCCGACCAGGCTTCGAATCTGCGCCTCCGTCTCGTCCAGCCTTCCCGCAGCCTCCCGCTCGCTCAGTGCCTTGGTTGACAGCCGGATCGCAACTTCGCCTTCCTTGGCGTAAGGCGCGATCGTCGGATCGCTTTGGCCGTCGATCAGCCCGATCAGCTGATGCTCAAGCGCGGACTCGCCGATTCCGGCGAATTTCAGCGTCCTGGAATAAAGGCGCCGATCCTCTCCGGAAACGGTCCTCAGCCAGGCTTTGGCCGGACCGTCGAACATCGGCCGCATTTCGCGCGGCGGCCCCGGCAGCAGCACGTAATGCGTCCCGTCCACGGTCAGCGCGTTTCCGACAGCCAGTCCCGCCTCGTTCTCAAGCGGCGTACAGCCTTCGATCATGTTCGCTTGTCTGCGGTTGCTTTCGATCAGCGGTATGCCCCGCTTCGCGGCCATTTCTTCGATTTTTTTCATGGACGGTCCATGCTCGGTCAAAGAGAGATTTAAATAGTCCGCCAGCGCATCCTTGGTCAAATCGTCCTGCGTCGGCCCGAGGCCGCCGGTGAACAGCACCACGTCCGCCCGCGTCCGCGCCAGCTCGATCGCCTGCCGGATACGGCCGGCGTTGTCGCCGACCACGGTTTGAAAATAAACGTCGATGCCGAGCTCCGCCAGCCCCTGCGAAAGGTAAGTCGCATTCGTGTTGACGGTTTGCCCGAGGAGTAGCTCGGTACCTACCGCGATAATTTCTGCGCGCATAAACAGCAGCTCCTTTTGCCTATTTTATGAATGAAAAGCATCATCCCACGACATGTCAGGGATGATGCTTCATCATCACGAGCCGCCTCACTCGGTTAACGGAATGAGGTTTTTGTTTTTGACGAAATAATCGATGCCGGAATAAACGGTAATGAGAGCCGCGGCCCAGCTGGATACGAGATCGAAGCGGAAATGGACGAACGTAAACGGAAAATTGTTCAGCAGCAGCGCAATGATCATCGTAATCTGCACGGCCGTTTTCCATTTTCCCCATTTGCTCGCGGCCAGCACGACGCCTTCGAGGAGGGCGATCTGGCGAAGACCGGTCACGGCAAACTCGCGGCTAATAATGACGATGGCGATCCAAGCCCCCAGCTTGTTCATCTCCACCAGCGAAATCAGCACGGCCGCCACGAGCAGTTTATCCGCAAGCGGATCGAGCAGCTTGCCGAGATTGGTGACGATTTTGTTCTTCCGGGCAATATAGCCGTCCAGCCCGTCCGTGCTTGCCGCAATGATGAAAATGAGCGCCGCCAAAATCTGATTCCAAGTAATTGAAAAATCGGCAAAAGACAGCGGCTTTAAATTGATGTTGATCAGCAGCAGAAACATGATGATCGGCACGAGAAAAATACGGGCCAGCGTGATGCGGTTGGCTAAATTCACGACAGTCCCTCCCCGGACATATCAAATTCATAAGCGTGCGTGATACGCACCTTTTGAATTTCGCCGATCTGAACCCGGCAATTGGAGATGAACACCTCGCCGTCGATCTCCGGGGCATCGTAAACGGAGCGGCCGACGAAGATATCGCTGCGGCCGTCGTAACGCTCGACGAGCACGTCGATTTCCCGGCCGATATATTTGCCGCTGCTCGCCCGCGACACTTCGCGCTGAATCTCCATCAGCGTATTGGCCCGCCATTCCTTGATCTCATCCGGCACGTGGTCGGGCAGGCGAACAGCCGGCGTATCCTCCTCGGGCGAATACGTAAATACGCCGAGACGGTCGAACTTCATCTCGCGCACAAATTGGCACAGGCGTTCGAAATCCTCGTCGGTTTCGCCCGGGAAGCCGACGATCATCGACGTGCGGATTGCCGCATCGGAAATCCGCGAACGGATTTTAGCAACCAGCTCGCGGGCGTCTCGCTGTCTGCCCGGCCTGCGCATGCGCTTCAAAATCGAATCCTCGCTGTGCTGCAGCGGCATGTCGATATAATTGCAAATTTTCGGATTGGACGCGATCGTTTCGATCAGCTCGTCCGTGAAAAAACCCGGATAGGCATAATGAAGCCTTACCCAGGCGATTCCGTCCACTTCGCTGACGCGCCGCAGCAGCTCGGGCAGCATGAATGTATCGTAAAGGTCCGTCCCGTAATTGGTCGAGTCCTGCGCGATCAGGCTGATTTCCTTGACGCCCTGCGCCGCAAGCCGCTTCGTTTCGTCGACGATCGATTCGATCGACCGGCTGCGGAACTTGCCGCGCATAATCGGAATCGAACAGAAGGTGCACGCATTGTCGCACCCTTCGGCGATTTTGACGTGGGCGGTATAACGGGGCGTTGCGACCAGCCGCGGCAGCTTCCGCTCGTAGTCGAACACCGGATTGCCGACGCGGACCGGCTTCTTCCCTCGCAGCGCCTCGTCGACGATATCGTTGATATGATGAAAATCCCCGGTACCGACGATGCCGTCGATCTCGGGCATTTCTTCCATCAGCTGCTGTTTGTAGCGCTGCGTCAGGCAGCCGGACACGATCAGCGCCTTAAGGCGCGCCGTCTGCTTCAGCTCGGCCATATCCAGAATCGTATTGACCGATTCTTCCTTGGCCGCATCGATGAAACCGCATGTATTGACGATAATCACCGTCGCTTCTTCCGGCTGGTCCACAAGCCGATATCCGCGCTCGTGAATAAGCCCGGACATGATTTCCGAATCGACGAGATTTTTCTCGCATCCCAGCGTGACTACCTTCACTCTTTCCGTCATGGATGTTCCCCCAGATCTTATCCGTAAAGCTTCTTAACAAGTATAATACATGGCCTATAGCGTGTCAAAACAGGAAAAGCCCCGCTTTTCGCAAGCAAAATGCGTCCGGAACGGGACTTTCCTATGAGATGCGAAAGCGTTTTACCGAAAATTCGTAAACTGCAAATCGATCTGCAGATCAGCCCCGCGCAGCAAAGCCATAACCGCCTGCAGGTCGTCCTTGCTTTTCCCCGTCACGCGCAGCTGGTCTCCTTGAATCTGGCTTTTCACCTTCAGCTTCGAGTCGCGAATCAGAATGTTGATCTTCTTCGCGATATCCTGCTCGATGCCCGTCTTCATCTTGATGTTCTGCCTGACCGTTCCCGCCGAAGCCGGCTCGATTTTGCCGTATTCGAGATTTTTGATCGGTACGCCGCGTTTTATCATTTTGGACTGCAAAATGTCAATGACGCTCTTCAGCTTGTATTCGTCGTCCGATACGACGACAAGCTCGTCCTTCTCCAGCTTGATGCTGCTCTTGCTGCCTTTAAAATCGAAACGGGTTTCGATTTCGCGCTCCGCCTGCGTAATGGCGTTGGACAGCTCCTGCATGTCGACCTTCGAGACGATGTCAAAAGAATTTTCCGAGCTCATGCCGATGGTTCCGCTCCTTTCCAAAACTTTCATGTCACGTATTATAACCGAAACCGCGGCGCAAGAAAAGGCATCCCGGGCGCAGCGGGATGCCTTCGTTCGCCATCGGTCCGCACGGCGATGCGCCGGATTTGTCAGCGACCGGTTCATGACGATCGTCAGACTAAGCGTCCGGATTATTTGCCGTCTCTCCGTTCGTTCCCGCCGCTTCAGCCGGATCAACCTGCATATGCCAGGTTCCGGCTTTGTTCCCGTCATTCAACGGCACGCCGTCGATCGTCACGTCGAGAACCTTCGCATTCGAGATGTTGATGTAAACCGGCCCTTGAAAATCGACCTCGGCTGTCTCTCCATCTTTTAACGTCTTCTGCAGCAGAAATTTTCCGTCTTTGCTGTTTTCAGAAACCCCGAACCAGTTGCTGCCGCCTGAAGCTTTAATTTCCACTTTATGTGTTCCTACAGGCGATATTTCATAATAATCGGTTTTGCCCGATGTCCGGGTCAAATTCAGCGTCGTCTGCGTAACGGGTACGTCCGCTGTGCCGCCGGGTGGCGTCTGATCCGCGGTGCCGCCGTTGCTCTCCGTTCCTCCGCTTGCTGTATTGCCATCGTTTGCCGTGCTGTTACCGGGCTTCGCCGCATTGCCGTCCGGCTGATTCACAGGCGGAGGTGCCGTCTGATTCGTCATTTTCCCGTCATCCGCCGAATTGACGTTGTCCCCGCCCGGACGGTTGATCGCAAACACATAGACGATGACAACGATGAGCAGCAGGAACGACCACATCAAGGCTCGGAAGCCCCAGCGGCTCCAGCGGTCCGATGTGGAGCTGTTAGCCGAACGCCGCGGGCGCTGCACCGGCTCGACAATCGGTTCCGGCGCGGGCAAAGGAATTTCTTTCTGATACAATCGCAGCACTTCATCCGCATCGAGTCCGACCGTTTCGGAATAGTTCTTTACGAAAGCGCGGACGTAAAAAGATCCCGGAAGCACCGAGTAGTTGCCTTCTTCGATCGCCTCCAAGTAACGTTTGCGTATTTTCGTCTGTTCCTGAACATCCTCCAGAGTCAAGCCCCGCTGTTCCCGGGCATTACGGAGCAAGGCGCCTAAATCCGACATGTTTTACACCATCCGTTCTACTCAAAATCGTTATAGTTCGACGTGAACGTCTCATAGGTTATCTCTTCGTCCGGTGTATTGCGAAGCTCGATAATATAGTCAAAAGTGCTGTATTCATAGGCCGATTCCCGCACAAAAATATCCGGATGCTCTATGACCTTCGTCGACGGCATCGCCATGATTTCCTGCAGCAGGCCGTAATGCTTCTCGTTCGAGCGGATCGTGCTGACGATTCCGTCGATAATGAATATATTGTTCGGATTCATTTCTTCTTCGGACAACTGACTGCGGACCGTCTGGCGAAGCAGCGTGGAAGATACGAACGTCCACCGTTTATTGGCGCAGACGCTTCCCGCGATAATCGATTCGGTCTTCCCAACGCGCGGCATGCCCCGGAGCCCGATGACCTGGTTGCCTTCCCGCTTGAACACCTCGCCCAGAAAGTCAACCAGCAGCCCCAGCTCGTCGCGCGTAAACCGGAACGTTTTCCGGTCGTCGGAGTCGCGTTCGAT
This genomic window from Paenibacillus humicola contains:
- a CDS encoding RecX family transcriptional regulator, translated to MNSDSGPRDELRRIASVEQDRKEKRRYHLILDGGDEPFMTVHEDILIRFRLLKGREIHPDELKDIIRENERHRAYALALSYLGARPRTRTEIARYLARKELDEEACRHAVERLQQERLIDDDDYADRFVSERMRSQLKGRRLLQQELMQRGVAKETAKTAAEAQGDDAETEAAVKAARKKWPHLKGELRERKMKLAAFLLRRGFPAPIARRAVQAAAAAPEEDETCQWLDN
- the rimO gene encoding 30S ribosomal protein S12 methylthiotransferase RimO, producing MTERVKVVTLGCEKNLVDSEIMSGLIHERGYRLVDQPEEATVIIVNTCGFIDAAKEESVNTILDMAELKQTARLKALIVSGCLTQRYKQQLMEEMPEIDGIVGTGDFHHINDIVDEALRGKKPVRVGNPVFDYERKLPRLVATPRYTAHVKIAEGCDNACTFCSIPIMRGKFRSRSIESIVDETKRLAAQGVKEISLIAQDSTNYGTDLYDTFMLPELLRRVSEVDGIAWVRLHYAYPGFFTDELIETIASNPKICNYIDMPLQHSEDSILKRMRRPGRQRDARELVAKIRSRISDAAIRTSMIVGFPGETDEDFERLCQFVREMKFDRLGVFTYSPEEDTPAVRLPDHVPDEIKEWRANTLMEIQREVSRASSGKYIGREIDVLVERYDGRSDIFVGRSVYDAPEIDGEVFISNCRVQIGEIQKVRITHAYEFDMSGEGLS
- the recA gene encoding recombinase RecA, which gives rise to MSDRRAALEMALRQIEKQFGKGSIMKLGESAQLQVETVSSGSLALDIALGIGGFPRGRVIEIYGPESSGKTTFALHAIAEAQRSGGQAAFIDAEHALDPVYAGKLGVNIDELLLSQPDTGEQALEIAEALVRSGAVDIIVIDSVAALVPKAEIEGEMGDSHVGLQARLMSQALRKLSGAISKSKTIAIFINQLREKVGVMFGNPETTPGGRALKFYSSVRLDVRRVETIKQGNDMVGNRTRVKVVKNKVAPPFKQAEVDIMYGEGVSKEGSIIDIGVEMDIVQKSGAWFSFSGERLGQGRENAKQFLKDHPEISATIEQQIREANNMAAASMNPASFSSDEEDELDLGLE
- a CDS encoding DUF3388 domain-containing protein yields the protein MELKQWYMEYKIHKNRPGLLGDIASLLGMLEVNIVTINGVENRTRGMLLQTNDEEKIEILGQMLQKVDNITVNKLRPPKLVDILAVRHGRYIERDSDDRKTFRFTRDELGLLVDFLGEVFKREGNQVIGLRGMPRVGKTESIIAGSVCANKRWTFVSSTLLRQTVRSQLSEEEMNPNNIFIIDGIVSTIRSNEKHYGLLQEIMAMPSTKVIEHPDIFVRESAYEYSTFDYIIELRNTPDEEITYETFTSNYNDFE
- the pgsA gene encoding CDP-diacylglycerol--glycerol-3-phosphate 3-phosphatidyltransferase; its protein translation is MNLANRITLARIFLVPIIMFLLLININLKPLSFADFSITWNQILAALIFIIAASTDGLDGYIARKNKIVTNLGKLLDPLADKLLVAAVLISLVEMNKLGAWIAIVIISREFAVTGLRQIALLEGVVLAASKWGKWKTAVQITMIIALLLNNFPFTFVHFRFDLVSSWAAALITVYSGIDYFVKNKNLIPLTE
- a CDS encoding competence/damage-inducible protein A: MRAEIIAVGTELLLGQTVNTNATYLSQGLAELGIDVYFQTVVGDNAGRIRQAIELARTRADVVLFTGGLGPTQDDLTKDALADYLNLSLTEHGPSMKKIEEMAAKRGIPLIESNRRQANMIEGCTPLENEAGLAVGNALTVDGTHYVLLPGPPREMRPMFDGPAKAWLRTVSGEDRRLYSRTLKFAGIGESALEHQLIGLIDGQSDPTIAPYAKEGEVAIRLSTKALSEREAAGRLDETEAQIRSLVGEHLYAAEDIPLEEAVIRLLRSEGLKLASAESVTGGLLTQLITNIPGSSGEFLGGFVTYTNHMKHRLLGIPMAQLEGEGAPGAISESTAALMAERTLEITGGDYGVALTGVAGPAESEGKPVGLVYIGLAVRGGETEVYTAQLNGNRGMIRLRAAKSALYRLWLALKDRK
- a CDS encoding helix-turn-helix domain-containing protein; this encodes MSDLGALLRNAREQRGLTLEDVQEQTKIRKRYLEAIEEGNYSVLPGSFYVRAFVKNYSETVGLDADEVLRLYQKEIPLPAPEPIVEPVQRPRRSANSSTSDRWSRWGFRALMWSFLLLIVVIVYVFAINRPGGDNVNSADDGKMTNQTAPPPVNQPDGNAAKPGNSTANDGNTASGGTESNGGTADQTPPGGTADVPVTQTTLNLTRTSGKTDYYEISPVGTHKVEIKASGGSNWFGVSENSKDGKFLLQKTLKDGETAEVDFQGPVYINISNAKVLDVTIDGVPLNDGNKAGTWHMQVDPAEAAGTNGETANNPDA
- a CDS encoding YajQ family cyclic di-GMP-binding protein, whose translation is MSSENSFDIVSKVDMQELSNAITQAEREIETRFDFKGSKSSIKLEKDELVVVSDDEYKLKSVIDILQSKMIKRGVPIKNLEYGKIEPASAGTVRQNIKMKTGIEQDIAKKINILIRDSKLKVKSQIQGDQLRVTGKSKDDLQAVMALLRGADLQIDLQFTNFR